One Thomasclavelia spiroformis DSM 1552 DNA window includes the following coding sequences:
- a CDS encoding LCP family protein yields the protein MKDNKFFKIITSKYVILGIQLIISIVAVYFCFKLKLIPMKYIIGIIIALLILLVSFFGIIYSGEKRSENGATSKRSIITKIISLLLSIALVLGCTMLIRSDNFIDKVSDAVGQKYVISVIALKDSDINKKSLDGKKFGVCYEKDSKTLTTALADMEDEIGQQEYTKYDAYIQLADALYNKEVDCIVVGEQFRSQLQVNHENFDNETKIITSYSYDAKLEVTTKKTDVTEKPFSVYVTGIDVYGSLNTVSRSDVNLIVTVNPKTKQILMTSIPRDCEINLHSNGELDKLTHTGNYGTAETINTIQDLLDMEINYFVRTNFSGMTNIVDALGGITVESDEEFDTLHGNYHIVKGLNEMDGDMALCFVRERKRLKAGDFARGRNQQKVLSALIDKALSPKIITNFDRILTALEGTFETDMTSDEIRSLLNMQLDDMADWNIINVQIEGEYYDCYETYSMYGTKSDVMKPFNSHIKRVRKLINKVEEGKKITDSELEGLAH from the coding sequence GTGAAAGATAATAAATTTTTTAAAATTATTACTTCTAAATATGTAATTTTAGGAATTCAATTAATAATTTCTATAGTTGCAGTATATTTTTGTTTTAAATTAAAATTAATTCCAATGAAATATATAATTGGTATAATTATTGCTTTATTAATATTATTAGTTAGTTTTTTTGGCATTATTTATAGTGGTGAAAAAAGGTCAGAAAATGGAGCAACAAGTAAACGAAGTATAATTACAAAAATTATTAGTTTATTGCTTAGTATTGCATTGGTACTTGGGTGTACAATGTTAATTCGTAGTGATAATTTTATTGATAAAGTAAGTGATGCAGTTGGTCAAAAATATGTAATTTCTGTCATTGCTTTAAAAGATAGTGATATAAATAAAAAAAGTTTAGACGGAAAAAAATTTGGGGTTTGTTATGAAAAAGATTCTAAAACTTTAACAACTGCTCTTGCAGATATGGAAGATGAAATTGGCCAACAAGAATATACTAAATATGATGCATATATTCAATTAGCTGATGCTTTATATAATAAAGAAGTTGATTGTATTGTTGTTGGGGAACAATTTAGAAGTCAACTTCAAGTAAATCATGAAAACTTTGATAATGAAACTAAAATTATTACATCTTATTCTTATGACGCTAAATTGGAAGTTACAACTAAAAAAACAGATGTTACTGAAAAACCTTTTTCAGTGTATGTTACAGGAATAGATGTTTATGGAAGTCTAAATACGGTTTCTCGTAGTGATGTAAATTTAATTGTTACTGTAAATCCTAAGACAAAACAAATTTTAATGACAAGTATCCCTCGTGATTGTGAGATCAATTTGCATAGTAATGGTGAATTAGATAAACTGACACATACAGGTAATTATGGTACGGCTGAAACAATTAATACGATTCAAGATTTATTAGATATGGAAATCAATTATTTCGTAAGAACTAATTTTAGTGGGATGACTAATATTGTTGATGCTTTAGGAGGGATAACAGTTGAATCTGATGAGGAATTTGATACTTTGCATGGGAATTATCATATAGTAAAAGGATTAAATGAGATGGATGGCGACATGGCTTTATGTTTTGTAAGAGAACGTAAGCGTTTAAAAGCAGGTGATTTTGCCCGTGGAAGAAATCAACAAAAAGTATTAAGTGCCTTGATTGATAAAGCATTATCACCTAAAATTATTACTAATTTTGATAGAATATTAACTGCTCTTGAAGGAACTTTTGAAACAGATATGACAAGTGATGAGATTCGTTCTTTATTGAATATGCAATTGGATGATATGGCTGACTGGAATATTATCAATGTTCAAATTGAAGGTGAATATTATGATTGTTATGAAACTTATTCAATGTATGGAACAAAATCTGATGTTATGAAGCCATTTAATAGCCATATTAAAAGAGTTCGTAAATTGATTAATAAAGTTGAAGAAGGTAAAAAGATTACAGATAGTGAATTGGAAGGATTGGCACATTAG
- the srtB gene encoding class B sortase, with translation MAKYRKSFVERIKPTGFKDLLRRIVLLICVCVFCYSAYNLGSIFLEYKQMDDSNKKIEETYVTEATEEEGAYKKIDFDALLKRNPDVKGWIDIPDTRVSYPILQGETNDTYIHSDIDKKEFRAGSIFIASENENPFVDLNTVIYGHNMNNGSMFNNIKSYTKQEFANEHPYVYIYLPDGTVSRYKVVAAHIIPEKSVLYNTAITDIQAFYEEMLKTSSIEVDFDKTLNNPVITLSTCTSRGSDSGERNVVHAVLDKAGIDPKVDKMEE, from the coding sequence ATGGCTAAGTATAGAAAAAGTTTTGTTGAAAGAATTAAACCAACTGGTTTTAAAGATTTGTTAAGAAGAATTGTATTATTAATATGTGTTTGTGTTTTTTGTTATAGTGCATATAATTTAGGATCTATTTTTTTAGAATATAAACAGATGGATGATAGTAATAAAAAAATTGAAGAAACTTATGTAACTGAAGCAACTGAGGAAGAAGGGGCTTATAAAAAAATTGATTTTGACGCTCTTTTAAAAAGAAATCCAGATGTTAAAGGATGGATAGATATCCCAGATACAAGAGTTAGTTATCCAATTTTACAAGGTGAAACTAATGATACTTATATTCATAGTGATATTGATAAAAAAGAATTTAGAGCGGGATCTATTTTTATTGCAAGTGAAAATGAAAATCCATTTGTTGATTTAAATACGGTTATTTATGGTCATAATATGAATAATGGCTCAATGTTTAACAATATCAAATCATATACTAAACAAGAGTTTGCTAACGAACATCCTTATGTATACATTTATTTACCTGATGGAACAGTTAGCCGTTATAAAGTAGTTGCAGCCCATATTATTCCAGAAAAAAGTGTATTATATAATACAGCAATTACTGATATTCAAGCTTTTTATGAAGAAATGCTAAAAACTAGTAGTATCGAAGTTGATTTTGATAAAACATTGAATAACCCAGTTATTACTTTATCTACTTGTACTTCTCGTGGAAGTGATAGTGGTGAACGTAATGTTGTTCATGCAGTTTTAGATAAAGCTGGTATAGATCCAAAAGTTGATAAAATGGAGGAATAG
- the ychF gene encoding redox-regulated ATPase YchF, with the protein MALTAGIVGLPNVGKSTLFNAITNAQVEAANYPFATIDPNVGVVEVPDYRLEKLTELIKPKKTVPTTFGFTDIAGLVKGASRGEGLGNKFLGNIRETDAICEVVRCFRDKDVTHVDGDVDPIRDIETINLELIFADLETVERRIGRLGKKAQSGDKDAKVELAILEKLKATLEANKPARIIDFSKEEMAIVKQYTLLTMKPIIYVANLGEEDLEDPNSNPHYVKVVEFATNEGADVVPICAKIESELVGMDKAEKDMFLQELGIEESGLDKLIKEAYKLLGLRTYFTAGIQEVRAWTFKEGMTAPEMAGIIHSDFQRGFIKAETYSFDDLVEYGSEHALKEAGKIRQEGKQYVGQDGDIMLFKFNV; encoded by the coding sequence ATGGCATTAACAGCAGGAATTGTAGGATTACCGAATGTTGGTAAGTCGACGTTATTTAATGCAATAACAAATGCACAAGTAGAAGCAGCAAACTATCCGTTTGCAACAATCGATCCTAATGTCGGGGTAGTAGAAGTACCTGATTATCGATTAGAAAAATTAACAGAATTAATTAAACCGAAAAAAACAGTTCCTACAACTTTTGGTTTTACTGATATTGCTGGTCTTGTAAAAGGAGCAAGTAGAGGGGAAGGTTTAGGAAATAAATTTTTAGGTAATATTCGAGAAACAGATGCAATTTGTGAAGTAGTAAGATGTTTTAGAGATAAAGATGTTACCCATGTAGATGGTGATGTTGATCCAATTAGAGATATTGAAACTATTAATTTAGAATTGATTTTTGCAGATTTAGAAACAGTGGAAAGAAGAATTGGGCGTTTAGGTAAAAAAGCACAATCTGGTGATAAAGATGCTAAAGTTGAACTTGCAATTTTAGAAAAGTTAAAAGCAACACTTGAAGCAAATAAACCAGCAAGAATAATTGATTTTTCAAAAGAAGAAATGGCTATTGTAAAGCAATATACTTTACTTACAATGAAACCAATTATATATGTTGCTAATCTTGGAGAAGAAGATTTAGAAGATCCAAATAGTAATCCTCATTATGTTAAAGTTGTTGAATTTGCAACTAATGAGGGCGCTGATGTGGTACCAATTTGTGCAAAAATTGAAAGTGAATTAGTAGGAATGGATAAAGCTGAAAAAGATATGTTTTTACAAGAACTTGGAATTGAAGAAAGTGGACTTGATAAATTAATTAAGGAAGCATATAAATTACTAGGATTAAGAACTTATTTTACAGCAGGAATCCAAGAAGTGAGAGCTTGGACATTTAAAGAAGGAATGACAGCTCCAGAGATGGCAGGAATTATTCATAGTGATTTTCAAAGAGGATTTATTAAAGCAGAAACATATAGTTTTGATGATTTAGTTGAATACGGCAGCGAACATGCATTAAAAGAAGCTGGTAAAATTCGACAGGAAGGAAAGCAATATGTTGGTCAAGATGGAGACATCATGTTGTTTAAGTTTAATGTATAA